One part of the Bradyrhizobium sp. CB1650 genome encodes these proteins:
- a CDS encoding AAA family ATPase → MLINALSVEGIGRFAGVARVDGFGAGVNVLAAGNEVGKSTLFKAIRACLFLRHDSKTQELRDLGSDDSQLPATVELDFDHEGRRYVIRKSFLRSPFAVLTEDGREIARAGEADKAIWDILGMAPGSGRSIDDGAFGLLWVGQGASFSAPVPGSGASSLLNSAIESEVGALVGGERARLAIDEITGEIRRNMTDSERGPRSDGPLARARERLEHWRKAEADGLAKVGALEKQFAELAQHRRRHREVTDPVAAAHMTEGLTDARNKLREAQAAHQEIRSLEAETSAARRALEGAAQRLRQLREIAERVDRNRSLEADLNGSLPGILAQEEEARASLARTVEASAATEGEAKELTVREQHLGRLAAAVLRASRKDELIRRLDVLERAAGSLRAIDAQLSQFRVDPETAARLDDLDRQLASLDAQLSAAAATLAIEVGPAGAGQVRAGSLGVDGNHVTAVLAPTKITIGDIATITVTPALHPRHEARKRLDADRSALLAASGVDDAAEAHAILTRRRDLDHDRRGVLAELKSLEASDDPTRAGAAVRSELAEVQAAIDVVLAATARAALPGQAEIDSERLGHEQRRASLEARREKLAAARQEHQRAVEAAVVRRADVSTRLEFVRKSIAEDLVLCPDADRAARDAALVAEVAACETMLQTKAATLAAVRQAAPDAAEIDRRELRCSRLEKALENHNAELMSLERDIGRLTGQIQAAGGDGIGEAYAAAQEQRKIAQRECARIEERIATLQLLRDTVGDCLAEGRERYYEPVRRHLRPYLNDLFPGAELELGDGFAITGMKRTRSESFRRLSGGTQEQIAVLVRLAMGTLLAERGGNVPVVLDDALVYCDDERINMMFDALSRAGRHQQVIVLTCRSHSFAPLGGNKLRVQMDDEFH, encoded by the coding sequence ACAGCAAGACCCAGGAGCTAAGGGATCTCGGATCCGACGATAGCCAGCTTCCCGCCACCGTCGAACTGGACTTCGACCACGAGGGTCGGCGCTACGTTATCCGGAAGAGCTTCCTCCGTTCTCCCTTCGCCGTCCTGACGGAGGACGGCCGCGAGATCGCCCGCGCCGGTGAGGCCGACAAGGCGATCTGGGACATCCTGGGCATGGCGCCCGGGAGCGGGCGGAGCATCGACGACGGCGCGTTCGGTCTTCTATGGGTAGGGCAGGGCGCCTCGTTCAGCGCGCCCGTTCCAGGTTCGGGCGCTTCTTCGCTCCTCAACTCTGCCATCGAATCGGAGGTCGGAGCGCTCGTTGGCGGGGAGCGCGCGCGGCTGGCGATCGACGAGATCACCGGCGAAATACGGCGAAACATGACCGACAGCGAGCGCGGTCCGCGCAGTGACGGCCCGCTCGCCCGCGCCCGCGAACGGCTTGAGCATTGGCGAAAGGCGGAAGCCGACGGCTTGGCCAAGGTCGGCGCCCTCGAAAAGCAGTTCGCCGAACTTGCGCAACACCGCAGGCGGCATCGCGAAGTCACGGATCCGGTCGCCGCGGCGCACATGACAGAGGGGCTCACGGACGCCCGAAACAAGCTGCGCGAAGCGCAAGCCGCGCACCAGGAAATCCGGAGCCTCGAGGCGGAGACATCGGCGGCGCGGCGCGCGCTCGAAGGCGCGGCTCAACGCCTGCGGCAGCTCCGCGAAATCGCCGAGCGCGTGGATCGCAACCGCTCTCTCGAAGCGGATCTGAACGGAAGCCTGCCTGGAATTCTCGCGCAGGAGGAGGAAGCCCGGGCATCGCTCGCTCGCACCGTGGAGGCGTCAGCGGCGACCGAAGGCGAAGCCAAGGAGCTGACCGTCCGGGAGCAGCATCTCGGACGATTGGCGGCCGCGGTGCTTCGCGCCTCGCGCAAAGACGAATTGATCCGGCGGCTGGACGTGCTCGAACGGGCCGCCGGCAGTCTCAGAGCGATCGACGCCCAGCTCTCGCAGTTCCGCGTCGATCCGGAGACCGCCGCCAGGCTCGACGACCTCGACCGTCAACTGGCGTCGTTGGACGCGCAGCTATCGGCGGCCGCGGCGACCCTGGCGATCGAAGTGGGCCCGGCGGGTGCCGGGCAGGTGCGGGCCGGTTCGCTCGGCGTCGACGGCAACCACGTCACGGCCGTGCTGGCGCCGACGAAGATCACGATCGGCGATATCGCGACGATCACGGTCACGCCAGCTCTCCATCCCCGGCATGAAGCGCGCAAGCGCCTCGATGCCGACAGGTCGGCGCTCCTTGCTGCGTCCGGTGTGGACGACGCCGCGGAGGCTCATGCGATCCTGACGCGCCGTCGCGATCTCGATCACGACCGTCGTGGCGTGCTCGCCGAGCTGAAGAGCCTCGAAGCGAGCGACGATCCGACGAGAGCGGGCGCCGCGGTGAGGTCCGAGCTCGCCGAGGTGCAGGCGGCCATCGACGTCGTCCTCGCGGCGACCGCCCGAGCGGCGCTGCCTGGTCAGGCGGAGATCGATTCCGAAAGACTCGGTCACGAGCAGAGGCGCGCTTCGCTCGAAGCTCGACGCGAAAAGCTCGCGGCCGCGAGGCAGGAGCATCAGCGAGCCGTGGAAGCTGCGGTCGTGCGCCGCGCCGACGTTTCGACCAGACTGGAATTCGTGCGTAAGAGCATTGCCGAGGACCTCGTCCTCTGTCCCGACGCCGACCGCGCGGCCCGCGACGCCGCGCTGGTCGCCGAAGTGGCGGCCTGTGAAACCATGCTGCAGACCAAGGCGGCCACGCTGGCCGCCGTCCGGCAGGCGGCCCCAGATGCAGCCGAGATCGACCGCCGCGAACTGCGTTGCTCCCGGCTAGAGAAGGCGCTCGAAAACCACAACGCGGAGCTCATGTCGCTGGAGCGTGACATCGGCCGGTTGACCGGACAGATCCAAGCGGCCGGAGGCGACGGCATCGGCGAAGCGTACGCCGCCGCGCAAGAACAGCGGAAGATCGCCCAACGCGAATGCGCGCGCATCGAGGAACGCATCGCTACGCTGCAGTTGTTGCGCGACACGGTCGGCGACTGCCTCGCAGAAGGCCGCGAACGCTACTACGAGCCCGTTCGGCGTCACCTGCGGCCCTATCTGAACGATCTCTTTCCGGGAGCTGAACTCGAGCTGGGCGATGGCTTCGCTATCACCGGTATGAAGCGCACGCGTTCGGAGAGCTTCAGGCGGCTTTCCGGCGGAACCCAGGAGCAGATCGCGGTACTCGTGCGCCTGGCCATGGGAACGTTGCTTGCCGAACGGGGAGGCAACGTGCCGGTCGTCCTCGACGACGCTCTGGTCTATTGCGACGACGAACGCATCAACATGATGTTCGACGCTCTCAGCCGCGCCGGCCGGCATCAACAGGTCATCGTCCTAACCTGTCGATCGCATTCATTCGCGCCGCTGGGGGGAAACAAGCTGCGCGTGCAGATGGACGATGAATTCCATTAG
- a CDS encoding CsbD family protein, whose product MDWNQVEGNWKEVKGKVKEKWAKLTDDDLTEINGKRDQLEGSLQKRYGYAKDQARKDVDTWISTLP is encoded by the coding sequence ATGGACTGGAACCAAGTGGAAGGAAACTGGAAAGAGGTCAAAGGTAAGGTCAAGGAGAAATGGGCCAAGCTGACGGACGATGATCTGACCGAGATCAATGGCAAGCGCGATCAACTCGAAGGCAGCCTACAGAAGCGCTACGGCTATGCAAAGGATCAAGCCCGCAAGGATGTTGATACTTGGATTTCGACATTGCCGTAA
- a CDS encoding DUF2934 domain-containing protein, with product MDYRGELQRLQHQLELAERAIPLIADQATAERLERLAKDIKGRLDDLQAATSREQISRRAHELWQDAGQPQGRDLEFWLRAERELRAKHVRRGSGQPAASCANDVTKAPWNRKHADNLNRQASFHADGWPARPSPLSPRYPQGEAVHCREVGMGHAYEDDIRRRAYELWAEAGKPDARMDEFWYEAERQLKEEQVTQELGIPDTV from the coding sequence ATGGACTACCGGGGTGAACTTCAGAGACTGCAACATCAGCTCGAGCTGGCCGAACGCGCGATCCCATTAATTGCGGATCAGGCCACCGCTGAACGGCTTGAACGGCTCGCAAAGGACATCAAGGGCCGGCTCGATGACCTCCAGGCGGCCACTTCGCGCGAGCAGATCAGCAGGCGCGCTCATGAGCTTTGGCAGGACGCCGGTCAGCCACAAGGGCGCGACCTTGAATTCTGGCTGCGCGCCGAACGGGAATTGCGGGCCAAGCATGTTCGGCGAGGGTCCGGACAACCCGCGGCGAGCTGCGCCAACGATGTGACAAAGGCGCCCTGGAACCGCAAACACGCCGACAACTTGAATCGGCAGGCCAGTTTTCACGCCGATGGCTGGCCCGCACGGCCCTCGCCTCTATCTCCACGATACCCCCAAGGAGAGGCCGTGCATTGTCGGGAGGTTGGCATGGGGCACGCCTACGAGGACGACATCCGCAGACGCGCATACGAGCTCTGGGCAGAAGCTGGCAAGCCTGACGCGCGCATGGATGAGTTTTGGTATGAGGCCGAGCGCCAGCTCAAAGAGGAGCAAGTAACGCAGGAGCTCGGGATACCCGATACTGTTTGA
- a CDS encoding DedA family protein yields the protein MRLIQVHGPWIISVVVALESAGVPLPGETILVAAALLAAATNQIDIVVVVAAAAAGATIGDGIGYTIGRRFGMPLLRKYGRYIRLDENRLLIGRYLFFHFGSAVVFFGRFIAVLRMFAALLAGANGMPAGRFFLFNVSGGICWACLFGFGTYVVGTEIYKISETLSLVSLGLFIGAGTALSIIMRRYEIVLLRHAQRALPDG from the coding sequence ATGCGTTTGATCCAGGTCCATGGACCCTGGATCATTTCCGTGGTCGTTGCGCTGGAAAGCGCCGGCGTGCCCCTCCCCGGGGAGACTATCCTTGTTGCTGCCGCACTCCTGGCCGCCGCCACCAATCAGATCGATATCGTTGTCGTGGTAGCCGCGGCCGCTGCAGGTGCAACCATCGGAGACGGGATCGGATACACGATCGGGCGCCGGTTCGGAATGCCGCTTCTTCGCAAATACGGGCGATATATTCGTCTGGATGAAAACCGATTGCTGATCGGTCGATACCTGTTTTTTCACTTTGGCAGCGCAGTCGTGTTTTTTGGTCGCTTCATCGCGGTGCTGCGCATGTTTGCGGCTTTGCTTGCCGGCGCAAATGGCATGCCGGCGGGCCGCTTTTTCCTCTTCAACGTTAGCGGGGGTATCTGCTGGGCGTGTCTCTTCGGCTTTGGGACCTACGTTGTCGGAACCGAAATCTACAAGATTTCTGAAACGCTGAGCCTGGTGTCACTGGGATTGTTTATTGGCGCTGGAACTGCGCTTTCAATCATCATGCGGCGATATGAAATCGTGCTTCTTCGTCACGCCCAGCGCGCGCTGCCGGATGGCTGA
- a CDS encoding Rieske (2Fe-2S) protein yields MDAPSKEFALAGSLEELKVKGRLVVHGGHRPILVIYDRGRVFALDNRCPHMGFPLERGSVEDGILTCHWHHARFDLESGCTFDLWADDVPICPVEVRNGDVWVKTTFTDADLAAHWQQRLANGLAHDLGLVIAKAVHGQLAAGVPQAEIIRQLALFGTQNRDGWGVGLTILTALANLLPVLPEEEAYLALFHGAQRVAADCDDASPRRERAPLGSRPDPAALKRWLRRWTNVRHREAAERTLLTAIAAGFSPAELADALFAAATGRAFADTGHSLDFINKAFECLDLVGWQHAAALLPTVVGQMVVARGAEESTAWRQPFDLVALSEEATSELADLFAVGRRSPDWSGHTALARELLGDDPAMIVEALKQAIRAGAAPADLGQSLAYAAALRVARFGNANEHADWETAHHVFTYANAVHQMLTRIGTANVDTHGTAVRGVLHGAMALYLARYLNVPPARIPGDGGEQLDALPADPETIGAALLDAFDRQRQVDLAASLVARHLTLGHSPQALIATLAHAVLREDAGFHAYQMLEAGVRQFGAWGDTAEGRHILIAVARYLAAHSPTERASLQTADIARRLMRGGELHQEAGSF; encoded by the coding sequence ATGGACGCGCCTAGCAAGGAATTTGCGCTGGCGGGCAGCCTTGAGGAGCTGAAGGTCAAGGGGCGGCTCGTTGTGCATGGTGGCCATCGTCCGATCCTCGTCATCTACGATCGCGGGCGCGTCTTCGCCCTCGACAATCGGTGCCCGCACATGGGCTTCCCGCTCGAGCGCGGCAGCGTCGAGGACGGCATCTTGACCTGTCACTGGCACCACGCGCGCTTCGATCTTGAAAGCGGCTGCACCTTCGACCTATGGGCGGACGACGTGCCGATCTGCCCGGTCGAGGTGCGCAATGGTGACGTCTGGGTGAAGACCACGTTCACGGATGCCGATCTCGCCGCGCACTGGCAGCAGCGGCTTGCGAACGGCCTCGCCCACGACCTCGGCCTCGTCATTGCCAAGGCCGTGCATGGTCAGCTCGCGGCCGGCGTACCGCAGGCCGAAATCATCCGCCAGTTGGCGCTGTTCGGGACACAAAATCGCGACGGCTGGGGCGTGGGTCTTACGATTCTTACGGCACTCGCCAATCTCCTGCCTGTGCTGCCCGAGGAGGAAGCCTATCTCGCTCTGTTTCACGGCGCACAGCGCGTGGCAGCGGACTGCGACGACGCGTCGCCGCGGCGGGAACGCGCGCCGCTGGGCAGCCGGCCGGATCCGGCCGCGCTCAAACGCTGGCTGCGGCGTTGGACAAACGTCCGCCATCGCGAGGCGGCCGAGCGCACCCTGCTCACGGCGATTGCGGCCGGCTTCTCCCCGGCTGAACTCGCCGATGCCCTGTTCGCCGCCGCGACCGGGCGGGCGTTCGCCGACACCGGGCACTCGCTCGACTTCATCAACAAGGCGTTCGAGTGCCTCGACCTGGTCGGCTGGCAACACGCGGCGGCTCTGCTGCCGACTGTCGTCGGTCAGATGGTCGTGGCCCGTGGCGCCGAGGAATCGACGGCCTGGCGCCAGCCCTTTGACCTTGTTGCCTTGTCTGAGGAAGCAACCAGTGAACTCGCGGACCTGTTCGCTGTCGGACGCCGCTCGCCTGACTGGTCGGGCCACACCGCACTGGCTCGAGAGCTGCTCGGTGACGATCCGGCCATGATCGTTGAGGCGCTGAAGCAGGCGATCCGCGCCGGGGCCGCTCCTGCCGACCTTGGCCAATCCCTCGCGTACGCGGCCGCGCTCAGGGTGGCGCGCTTCGGCAATGCCAACGAGCACGCCGATTGGGAGACGGCGCATCACGTCTTCACCTACGCCAACGCAGTCCACCAGATGCTGACGCGGATCGGGACGGCCAACGTCGATACTCACGGCACGGCCGTCCGCGGCGTGTTGCACGGAGCGATGGCGCTCTACCTTGCTCGCTATCTCAATGTGCCGCCGGCGCGCATCCCGGGCGACGGCGGGGAGCAGCTCGATGCTCTGCCCGCGGATCCGGAGACGATCGGCGCCGCCTTGCTCGACGCCTTCGACCGGCAGCGACAGGTCGATCTCGCCGCGAGCCTGGTGGCACGGCATCTCACGCTCGGCCATTCGCCGCAGGCGTTGATCGCCACGCTCGCGCACGCGGTGCTGCGCGAAGATGCAGGCTTCCATGCGTATCAGATGCTGGAGGCGGGGGTGCGGCAATTCGGCGCCTGGGGCGACACGGCCGAGGGCCGGCACATCCTCATCGCCGTTGCCCGCTATCTGGCGGCACATTCACCGACCGAACGCGCGTCCCTGCAGACAGCCGACATCGCCCGCCGCTTGATGCGGGGTGGCGAGCTGCATCAAGAGGCTGGATCGTTCTGA
- a CDS encoding S41 family peptidase — MKEVVDTSPSRRQVLRLAAMVTACAVAAKAPSAAEPLKGEANDSYVPADGVATFESVWQTVRDRFFDPRHNWLDWPAVRARYLPDVERATSQDSLARVINAMLSELHASHTRFYTPDEPEYYQLADIFVGALRRRGLQRAFPDGRISYPGIGIISGFEARGCNTITGVIDGAPAQQAGLRAGDEIIAADGKAFEPIGSFRGKVGKSLVLQVNRGALVLQVPVTPVDLEPTKMFLRGLESSARIIESNGRRIGYVHVWCYAGSVYQRALESLLSQGALRDADALIWDLRDGWGGAQPEYLDLFNPRAPTMQVTGRSGTSEFVNVKWRKPVAMLINGRTRSGKEVLAYGFKKYRLGELIGTRTEGAVLAATAFLIGGGPLLLAVEDVRVDGERLEGVGVTPTIEVQTGATAAGSDDPQGGRAIAVLSGT, encoded by the coding sequence ATGAAAGAGGTTGTCGATACATCGCCTTCGCGTCGCCAAGTGTTGCGACTCGCAGCCATGGTTACAGCATGTGCCGTGGCTGCGAAGGCCCCGAGCGCCGCGGAGCCTCTCAAGGGAGAGGCCAACGACTCCTATGTTCCCGCTGATGGCGTCGCGACCTTCGAGAGCGTTTGGCAGACCGTGCGTGATCGCTTTTTCGATCCACGTCACAACTGGCTGGACTGGCCGGCGGTTCGGGCGAGATACCTCCCAGACGTCGAGCGGGCAACCTCGCAGGACTCCCTGGCGCGCGTCATTAACGCCATGCTGTCTGAGTTGCACGCTTCACATACGCGCTTCTATACGCCGGATGAGCCGGAATACTATCAGCTTGCAGACATCTTTGTCGGCGCCCTGCGACGCCGGGGACTGCAGCGTGCGTTTCCAGACGGCCGCATCTCATACCCCGGCATCGGTATCATTTCAGGTTTCGAGGCGAGGGGTTGCAACACGATTACCGGCGTCATAGATGGAGCGCCAGCGCAGCAGGCGGGACTCCGTGCCGGTGACGAAATCATTGCGGCGGACGGGAAGGCATTTGAGCCGATCGGGTCCTTTCGTGGGAAGGTCGGCAAATCGCTTGTCTTGCAGGTCAATCGAGGCGCCTTGGTGCTGCAAGTCCCGGTCACGCCAGTCGATCTTGAGCCCACCAAAATGTTCCTTCGTGGATTGGAGTCGAGTGCGCGCATCATTGAGTCCAACGGACGACGCATCGGCTATGTCCATGTGTGGTGCTATGCCGGCTCCGTCTACCAACGCGCTCTTGAATCCCTGCTGTCTCAAGGGGCGTTAAGAGACGCGGACGCGCTGATTTGGGATTTGCGAGATGGCTGGGGCGGCGCGCAACCCGAATATCTCGATCTCTTCAATCCGCGCGCGCCAACAATGCAGGTCACAGGCCGAAGCGGCACTAGCGAATTCGTGAATGTGAAGTGGCGCAAGCCCGTTGCGATGCTCATCAACGGCCGTACGCGCAGCGGCAAGGAGGTCCTTGCCTATGGGTTCAAAAAGTACCGGCTGGGCGAACTCATCGGCACCCGGACGGAGGGCGCTGTCCTTGCCGCCACCGCATTCCTCATCGGAGGCGGCCCGCTGCTGCTCGCGGTCGAAGATGTCCGGGTCGATGGTGAGCGCCTGGAGGGCGTGGGCGTGACGCCGACGATCGAAGTCCAGACAGGCGCGACCGCCGCCGGGTCGGACGACCCCCAAGGGGGCCGTGCTATCGCGGTTCTGTCCGGGACATGA
- a CDS encoding GNAT family N-acetyltransferase, with product MAELYSIRGAKPEDQRGLTRLCVRATAQAGYDEAFIDRVMPALTVTMPLIAGGYVRVAEDEAGEAVGVVTVTPTAVLGIAQLYGIFVDPPFWKRGVGRLLFEAAVTRAKELKAGALMIHAEPSAEGFYKRMGAIRIGEGPFYYSPELILPHLLYIVPRDA from the coding sequence ATGGCGGAACTTTATTCAATTCGCGGTGCCAAGCCGGAAGACCAGCGCGGCCTCACGCGCCTCTGCGTGCGCGCTACTGCACAAGCAGGGTACGACGAGGCTTTCATCGATCGGGTGATGCCGGCACTCACCGTCACGATGCCGTTGATCGCCGGCGGCTATGTTCGAGTGGCGGAAGACGAGGCTGGAGAGGCAGTTGGGGTTGTAACTGTGACGCCAACCGCAGTTCTGGGTATTGCGCAGCTCTACGGCATCTTCGTCGATCCACCGTTTTGGAAACGCGGCGTTGGCCGGCTGCTTTTCGAGGCGGCCGTCACGCGTGCCAAGGAGCTGAAAGCCGGTGCCCTGATGATCCACGCCGAACCTTCGGCCGAAGGCTTCTACAAGCGAATGGGAGCCATCAGGATCGGCGAAGGGCCATTTTATTATTCTCCAGAGCTTATACTGCCTCATCTGCTCTACATCGTTCCTCGCGACGCATGA
- a CDS encoding adenylate/guanylate cyclase domain-containing protein translates to MQQIADWLNALGLGQYAQRFAENDIDPSVLRDLTDHDLEKIGVSLGHRRKILRAIAELDEIRPRSAPAPRTEPERRQLTVMFADLVGSTALSTRLDPEDLREIISAYHRCCAEQIEKFGGFVARYMGDGVLAYFGYPRADEDDAERAVCAGLALVTAVAGLDAGPEGMLRVRVGIATGLVVIGEGASQEHEVVGETPNLASRLQALAESQTVVIDGSTCRLVGGLFEYVALGSVSITGFSAPVPVWRVIGASAIDSRFEALRVGRTPLLGRDEEIELLMRRWQQATRGDGSVMLISGEAGIGKSRLAETVVERLSDEPHIRLRRFCSPHHQDSALFPTISQLERAAGFRRDDTDQQRLDKLEALLAEASADLSDAVPLIADLLSVRVGDRYPPLSFTPQKRKEKTLGVLLAQLEGLAARRPVLMVFEDVHWIDPTSLDLLDLIVDRVATLRVLLIVTFRPEFAPTWIGRSHVTLISLSRLPRRQRAEMIMRVTGGKALPQEIAEHIIDRTDGVPLFIEELTKAVIESGMLTDAGDRFDATGPVPRLAIPTSLQASLLARLDRLAPVREMAQIGAALGRSFSHELISAVAAMPQRQVDAALAQLVGAELVFQRGTPPDAEYTFKHALVQDAAYSTLLRGRRRQIHARIATTLESEFPEIVATQPQLMAHHCVEAGFNEKAVSYRLKSGQQAVARSAMTEAVSQLQRGLELLANMPEESRPLEHELDLQIALGRALMATRGYSAPVVADTLVRARALAERFDRPDRLAPLLYFQWGFHMVRAEHELAVSLAEQLETLGQTRKDQTIQLLGHYIHGASCYFRGEFVTARALLELCDGLRHPAARATCAAIAVADPHAASLGHLALTLTLLGDLDQGRTRVDETLSEARRLNHPFTVAFVLSKVCAVEAAAGWLHHARRHAEELETLSNEHGFPLWLGLGLLHHGRSVTALGQAQDGLAVLARGLSVLRSAGAVVHTPLALCFLAEAHTKVGHLQEAQNCLVEAAQLIETTDERSSEVELHRLRGDLMNARGDQAAAEQNYYRALAAAKRQSAKTFGLGAATSLVRLWREQGKRAEARDLLALGYGWFTEGFDTPLLRDAKALLDQLA, encoded by the coding sequence ATGCAGCAGATTGCGGACTGGCTCAACGCACTTGGCCTAGGGCAATACGCGCAGCGCTTTGCCGAGAACGACATTGATCCAAGCGTTCTGCGTGATCTCACCGACCATGACCTCGAGAAAATCGGTGTCTCGCTCGGCCATCGCAGGAAGATATTGCGCGCGATTGCGGAGCTCGATGAGATCAGACCGAGATCCGCTCCTGCTCCTCGGACCGAGCCGGAAAGACGTCAGCTCACGGTGATGTTCGCTGATCTTGTTGGTTCGACAGCGCTCTCGACAAGACTCGACCCTGAGGACTTGCGGGAAATCATTAGCGCGTACCACCGCTGCTGTGCCGAGCAGATCGAGAAATTTGGTGGGTTCGTTGCCAGATACATGGGCGACGGCGTACTCGCATATTTCGGCTACCCGCGGGCGGATGAAGACGATGCTGAGCGCGCGGTATGCGCCGGGCTGGCATTGGTCACGGCCGTGGCAGGACTCGATGCCGGCCCAGAGGGAATGTTGCGAGTGCGAGTTGGCATTGCCACTGGTTTGGTGGTCATAGGGGAGGGCGCGTCGCAGGAACACGAGGTCGTCGGTGAGACCCCGAATCTGGCCTCGCGGCTTCAGGCGCTGGCCGAGTCACAGACCGTGGTCATCGACGGCAGCACCTGTCGCCTCGTCGGTGGACTCTTTGAGTATGTCGCTCTCGGGAGCGTGTCCATCACAGGCTTCAGCGCCCCGGTGCCGGTCTGGCGAGTGATCGGTGCGAGCGCGATCGATAGCCGCTTCGAGGCCTTGCGCGTCGGCAGGACGCCCCTGCTGGGCCGCGATGAGGAGATCGAGCTGCTGATGCGCCGCTGGCAGCAAGCAACACGCGGCGATGGCTCGGTCATGTTGATATCGGGTGAGGCCGGGATCGGCAAATCGCGCCTCGCCGAGACTGTGGTGGAGCGCCTGAGCGATGAGCCACACATCCGCTTGCGCCGTTTCTGCTCACCGCACCACCAGGACAGCGCGCTTTTCCCGACCATCTCACAGCTCGAGCGGGCAGCGGGATTCCGGCGAGACGATACGGACCAGCAACGGTTGGACAAGCTCGAGGCGTTGCTCGCGGAGGCAAGCGCTGACCTCAGCGACGCTGTCCCTCTGATCGCGGACTTGCTGTCCGTGCGGGTCGGCGATCGCTATCCACCGCTCAGCTTCACCCCGCAGAAGCGCAAGGAGAAGACGCTTGGGGTCCTCCTGGCTCAGCTCGAGGGACTGGCGGCGCGCCGGCCCGTGCTGATGGTGTTCGAGGACGTGCACTGGATCGACCCCACCTCGCTCGACCTGTTGGACCTCATCGTCGACCGGGTGGCAACCCTCCGGGTGTTGCTGATCGTCACGTTCCGGCCAGAGTTCGCGCCGACCTGGATCGGGCGCTCGCACGTGACATTGATCAGCCTCAGTCGTCTGCCGCGTCGACAACGTGCCGAGATGATCATGCGGGTGACCGGCGGCAAGGCGCTGCCCCAGGAGATCGCCGAACACATCATCGATCGGACCGATGGCGTACCGCTGTTCATCGAGGAATTGACCAAGGCGGTGATCGAGAGCGGCATGCTGACCGACGCAGGCGACCGCTTTGACGCGACGGGACCCGTGCCTCGGCTCGCCATCCCGACCTCGCTCCAAGCGTCGCTCCTGGCACGGCTCGATCGCTTGGCACCCGTGCGCGAGATGGCGCAGATCGGAGCCGCCCTCGGGCGATCGTTCTCGCATGAGCTGATTAGCGCCGTCGCGGCGATGCCGCAGCGGCAGGTGGACGCGGCTTTGGCGCAGCTCGTGGGCGCCGAATTGGTCTTCCAGCGGGGCACCCCGCCCGATGCCGAGTACACCTTCAAGCACGCGCTGGTCCAGGACGCAGCCTATAGCACCTTGCTGCGCGGTCGACGCCGGCAGATCCATGCCCGCATTGCGACAACGCTGGAGAGCGAGTTCCCTGAAATCGTGGCCACTCAGCCGCAACTCATGGCCCACCATTGTGTCGAGGCCGGGTTCAACGAGAAGGCGGTCAGCTACCGGCTCAAGTCCGGCCAGCAGGCGGTCGCACGATCGGCGATGACGGAAGCGGTGTCGCAGTTGCAGAGGGGCCTGGAATTGCTGGCGAACATGCCCGAGGAGTCCCGGCCCCTTGAGCACGAGCTTGACCTGCAAATCGCCCTCGGACGGGCCCTGATGGCAACCCGTGGGTATTCGGCGCCGGTCGTGGCCGACACCCTCGTCAGGGCGCGAGCGCTCGCCGAGCGGTTCGATCGACCGGATCGTCTCGCTCCGCTGCTCTATTTCCAATGGGGTTTCCATATGGTTCGGGCCGAGCACGAGCTGGCGGTGTCCCTTGCCGAGCAGTTGGAGACATTGGGCCAGACAAGAAAAGATCAAACCATTCAGTTGCTGGGCCACTATATCCATGGCGCCAGTTGCTACTTCCGCGGGGAGTTTGTGACAGCGCGCGCCCTTCTCGAGCTGTGTGACGGCTTGAGACATCCGGCCGCTCGCGCGACTTGCGCCGCCATAGCGGTGGCCGATCCGCACGCGGCGAGCCTGGGTCACCTGGCGTTGACATTGACGCTTCTGGGCGATCTCGATCAGGGACGCACACGCGTGGACGAGACGTTGTCGGAAGCCCGCCGGCTCAACCATCCGTTCACGGTGGCCTTTGTGTTGAGCAAGGTGTGTGCGGTCGAGGCGGCCGCCGGCTGGCTGCATCATGCACGGCGGCACGCGGAGGAGCTGGAGACTCTCTCGAATGAGCACGGATTTCCGCTCTGGTTGGGCTTAGGACTGCTTCACCATGGTCGGTCAGTGACAGCACTTGGACAGGCCCAGGATGGCCTCGCGGTGCTCGCGAGAGGGCTCTCGGTGCTTCGTTCTGCCGGAGCCGTCGTACACACGCCGCTCGCGCTCTGCTTTCTCGCCGAGGCTCACACGAAGGTCGGGCATCTGCAGGAGGCGCAGAATTGCCTCGTCGAGGCTGCACAGCTCATCGAGACGACCGACGAGCGGTCCAGTGAGGTCGAGTTGCATCGACTTCGAGGCGATCTGATGAATGCGCGAGGCGACCAAGCCGCTGCGGAGCAAAATTATTATCGAGCGCTCGCTGCGGCGAAGCGCCAGAGCGCGAAGACATTTGGGCTGGGCGCTGCGACCAGCCTCGTCCGTCTGTGGCGCGAGCAAGGCAAGCGCGCGGAAGCTCGCGACCTCCTCGCGCTGGGGTATGGCTGGTTCACCGAAGGCTTCGACACGCCGCTCCTGCGGGATGCCAAGGCACTGCTCGACCAGTTGGCTTGA